One window of Phycisphaeraceae bacterium genomic DNA carries:
- a CDS encoding 2-oxo acid dehydrogenase subunit E2 — MPIEITMPRLSDTMQQGTIVRWAVKEGQKVSSGDAIADIETDKATMELTTFDDGVVASLAVPEGKTVPVGTVIAVLASAGEDVSKVSGGTALQSRGSQTTALESGATKSGGSAKSQATGSTAVAEPPAASHSPAANGHTSHAPTGRSGERIFVSPLARKIANEGGIDLASIQGTGPSGRIVRKDVEAAMASGGTARGDTALQSGDGSAALESRATRSGTDKPPVPMLPPTGSTLAAKVVPLSNMRRTISTRLVQSKTTIPHYQVTVEADMDALMALREQLNDQLSSQGVKLTVNDFLVRACALAMHQHPFVNSRWAEKGNEASVEIIGQVNVGVAIALPEERGGGLVVATLRNADQIGLRQISQQTKALSSKAREKGLTIEEMSDATFTISNLGMFGVDHFTAIINPPNVAILAVGAAIKKPVVKNDQVVAGWVMSMTMSSDHRIVDGAMAAQYLNTVKGYLEKPATLLV, encoded by the coding sequence ATGCCCATCGAAATCACAATGCCCCGTCTCTCCGACACCATGCAGCAGGGCACGATCGTCCGCTGGGCGGTCAAGGAGGGCCAGAAGGTCTCCAGTGGCGATGCGATCGCCGACATCGAGACCGATAAGGCCACGATGGAGCTCACCACGTTCGACGACGGCGTCGTCGCATCGCTCGCGGTTCCCGAGGGGAAAACCGTCCCGGTCGGCACGGTGATCGCCGTGCTCGCTTCGGCTGGTGAGGACGTCTCCAAGGTCTCAGGTGGCACGGCTCTCCAGAGCCGTGGAAGCCAAACCACCGCTCTGGAGAGCGGTGCCACCAAGAGCGGTGGCTCTGCCAAGTCTCAAGCGACCGGTTCCACCGCTGTTGCCGAGCCGCCCGCTGCTTCACATTCCCCCGCTGCAAACGGGCACACCTCCCACGCACCCACAGGCCGCTCCGGCGAGCGGATCTTTGTGTCCCCCTTGGCCCGCAAGATCGCGAATGAGGGCGGCATCGACCTCGCATCCATCCAGGGCACAGGCCCCAGCGGCAGGATCGTGCGCAAGGACGTCGAGGCGGCGATGGCTTCGGGTGGAACGGCTCGTGGTGACACCGCTCTCCAGAGCGGTGACGGTTCCGCGGCTCTGGAGAGCCGTGCCACCAGGAGCGGCACCGACAAACCACCGGTCCCGATGCTCCCCCCCACGGGCTCCACGCTCGCCGCGAAGGTGGTGCCGCTCTCGAACATGCGGCGCACGATCTCGACGCGTCTCGTTCAGTCCAAGACGACCATCCCGCACTATCAGGTGACGGTCGAAGCGGACATGGATGCGCTGATGGCGTTGCGCGAGCAGTTGAACGATCAGTTGTCGTCGCAGGGCGTGAAGCTGACCGTCAATGACTTCCTCGTCCGCGCGTGCGCCCTCGCCATGCACCAGCATCCGTTCGTGAACTCGCGCTGGGCGGAGAAGGGCAACGAGGCCTCTGTCGAGATCATCGGCCAGGTGAATGTCGGCGTCGCGATCGCGCTGCCGGAGGAGCGTGGCGGCGGACTGGTCGTCGCGACGCTGCGGAACGCCGACCAGATCGGCCTCCGACAGATCAGCCAGCAGACCAAGGCCCTCTCATCCAAGGCCCGCGAGAAGGGGCTGACGATCGAGGAGATGTCCGATGCGACCTTCACGATCTCCAACCTCGGCATGTTCGGCGTCGACCACTTCACAGCGATCATCAACCCGCCGAATGTGGCGATCCTCGCTGTCGGCGCGGCCATCAAGAAGCCCGTCGTCAAGAACGACCAGGTCGTCGCGGGCTGGGTGATGTCGATGACGATGTCGAGCGACCACCGAATCGTGGATGGCGCAATGGCGGCGCAGTACCTGAACACCGTCAAGGGCTATCTCGAGAAGCCAGCGACGCTGCTGGTCTGA
- a CDS encoding DUF5615 family PIN-like protein, whose product MRGVRGMRIWLDIHLSPKIGEWLATRYKVEARMMSDMGLATTEDQDVFEAARAADAVIMTKDSDFEALVERFGPPPRVILVASGNTSNTRLKSILSASMEPALELIASGESLVRIKA is encoded by the coding sequence ATGAGGGGTGTGCGCGGCATGAGGATCTGGCTAGACATCCACCTGTCGCCGAAGATCGGTGAATGGCTCGCAACGAGATACAAGGTCGAAGCAAGGATGATGAGCGATATGGGCTTGGCGACGACAGAAGATCAGGATGTATTCGAGGCCGCCCGTGCCGCGGACGCTGTCATCATGACCAAGGACTCTGACTTCGAGGCCCTCGTGGAGCGATTCGGCCCGCCGCCTCGAGTGATCCTCGTCGCATCAGGAAACACGTCCAACACACGGTTGAAGTCGATTCTCTCGGCCTCGATGGAGCCGGCACTGGAACTCATCGCGTCAGGAGAATCGCTGGTTCGCATCAAGGCATAG
- a CDS encoding alpha-ketoacid dehydrogenase subunit beta, with protein MTTTLEHPALPEPAILPDFTKSLPSREGDRIIQFREALREAMSEEMRKDSRIFLMGEEVAQYNGAYKISQGMLDEFGPLRIIDSPISENGFAGLAVGAAMYGLRPIIEFMSWSFSLVAADQILNNVPKMLYMSGGQWGCPVVFRGNDGAGGQLGSTHSWCVEGLYANVPGVKIVIPSNPYDAKGLLKTAIADPDPVFFLESERMLGDKAHVPPEEYYIPFGQAALLREGKDCTVVSFGRPVNFCLEADEALRAEGIECDVLDMRTIRPLDIDSIIASVKKTGRIVVVDQCWPFASVASEVVTQVIERAFDWLDHQPLRVNTEDVPTPYSKILEAEYLPNPRKIAAAVRKAVKA; from the coding sequence ATGACCACCACACTCGAACACCCTGCCCTTCCCGAGCCGGCGATTCTGCCGGACTTCACCAAGTCCCTGCCCTCGCGCGAGGGGGACCGCATCATCCAGTTCCGCGAGGCGCTGCGTGAGGCGATGAGCGAGGAGATGCGGAAGGACAGCCGCATCTTCCTGATGGGCGAGGAGGTCGCACAGTACAACGGCGCGTACAAGATCTCGCAGGGGATGCTCGACGAGTTCGGGCCGCTGCGGATCATCGACTCGCCGATCTCGGAGAATGGCTTCGCGGGGCTGGCCGTCGGTGCCGCGATGTACGGGCTTCGCCCGATCATCGAGTTCATGTCCTGGTCCTTCTCGCTCGTCGCGGCGGACCAGATCCTCAACAACGTTCCCAAGATGCTCTACATGTCCGGCGGCCAGTGGGGCTGCCCGGTCGTCTTCCGAGGCAACGACGGCGCGGGCGGGCAGCTCGGCTCCACGCACTCCTGGTGTGTCGAGGGGCTGTACGCGAACGTGCCCGGTGTGAAGATCGTGATCCCGAGCAATCCGTACGACGCCAAAGGTCTCTTGAAGACCGCGATCGCGGACCCGGATCCCGTGTTCTTCCTCGAGTCGGAGCGGATGCTGGGCGACAAAGCCCACGTGCCGCCGGAGGAGTACTACATCCCCTTCGGTCAGGCCGCGCTGCTCCGCGAGGGCAAGGACTGCACCGTTGTGTCCTTCGGCCGCCCCGTGAACTTCTGCCTGGAGGCCGACGAGGCCCTGCGGGCGGAGGGGATCGAGTGCGACGTGCTGGACATGCGGACGATCCGGCCGCTGGACATCGACAGCATCATCGCGAGCGTCAAGAAGACGGGCCGCATCGTGGTGGTCGATCAGTGCTGGCCCTTCGCGAGCGTCGCCAGCGAGGTCGTGACGCAGGTGATCGAGCGCGCGTTCGACTGGCTGGACCACCAGCCGCTGCGGGTGAACACGGAGGACGTGCCCACGCCGTACTCAAAGATCCTCGAGGCGGAGTACCTTCCGAACCCGCGGAAGATCGCCGCGGCGGTGAGGAAGGCCGTCAAAGCGTAA
- a CDS encoding DUF4268 domain-containing protein, with amino-acid sequence MIGKIQRIPLRQVWRHEERDFSAWLCDNIDVLNEAIGLELAEPQRERAAGTFSVDLSGEDANGEAFIIENQLERSDHDHLGKLLTYAAAFNAKTAIWIVADPRPEHTSAVAWLNQCGATSFYLLRAEAIQIDDSKPALHLTRVIGPSDEIKAVGASKRETQVQHDAVRAFWHALLTAARETLPIHSNCSASSGNWVAASAGHRGMNFVYWIRRDSWKAGLEIYDDSAVWNKAAFDALLGHRQTIESDAGVSLDWERCEGQRGCKVTLSGDNGGYRSLEAAWPVIHCSMIEAMSRVSRAVVPHFRAVVSEANALEAAGRLTDDSIAGESSISSLSSDTLV; translated from the coding sequence ATGATCGGGAAGATCCAAAGGATCCCGCTTCGACAAGTATGGCGGCACGAGGAACGAGATTTCTCGGCATGGCTGTGCGATAACATCGACGTGCTCAACGAGGCGATCGGCTTGGAACTCGCGGAGCCGCAGCGGGAGCGTGCTGCTGGAACTTTCAGTGTGGACTTGTCGGGGGAGGACGCGAACGGCGAGGCCTTTATTATCGAGAACCAGCTCGAAAGAAGCGATCATGACCACCTTGGCAAATTGTTAACGTATGCTGCGGCATTCAACGCCAAGACTGCGATCTGGATCGTTGCGGATCCTCGACCGGAGCACACTTCTGCTGTTGCATGGTTGAACCAGTGTGGTGCTACATCGTTCTATCTGCTGCGCGCCGAGGCGATACAGATCGACGATTCCAAGCCAGCGTTGCACCTCACGCGAGTCATCGGTCCATCGGACGAGATCAAAGCCGTCGGGGCGAGCAAGCGTGAGACACAAGTCCAGCACGATGCCGTCCGTGCTTTCTGGCACGCTTTGCTCACTGCTGCAAGAGAGACCCTCCCAATCCACAGCAACTGCTCCGCAAGCAGTGGGAACTGGGTGGCCGCGTCCGCAGGTCATCGTGGGATGAACTTCGTGTACTGGATCAGAAGGGACTCGTGGAAGGCCGGGCTTGAGATCTACGACGACAGTGCTGTATGGAATAAGGCCGCTTTTGATGCCCTCCTCGGTCACAGACAGACAATTGAGTCTGATGCGGGTGTTTCACTGGACTGGGAGCGGTGCGAAGGACAACGAGGATGCAAGGTCACATTATCCGGCGACAATGGCGGATATCGCTCGCTTGAAGCCGCATGGCCTGTCATTCACTGTTCAATGATCGAGGCCATGTCGCGAGTCTCAAGAGCGGTCGTTCCTCACTTTCGCGCCGTGGTTTCAGAGGCAAACGCTCTCGAAGCGGCAGGCAGACTCACCGATGACTCGATCGCCGGTGAGTCCTCCATCTCGTCACTGTCCAGTGATACTCTTGTCTGA
- a CDS encoding DUF433 domain-containing protein — protein sequence MSTQPPSDSNDQTESLLLARITINPKQCGGKPCIRGMRIRVSDVLELLAAGLTASQVIEELPLLELDDVKASLVYASRRLSHPTLVA from the coding sequence ATGAGCACTCAGCCCCCGAGCGACAGCAACGACCAGACCGAATCGCTGCTGCTCGCCCGGATCACGATCAACCCGAAGCAATGCGGCGGCAAGCCGTGCATTCGCGGCATGCGCATTCGCGTCTCCGATGTGCTCGAACTGCTCGCCGCCGGGCTCACCGCGTCGCAAGTGATTGAGGAACTGCCGTTGCTGGAGCTTGATGATGTGAAGGCGTCCCTGGTATACGCATCGCGACGGCTGAGCCATCCCACGCTGGTGGCATGA